The proteins below are encoded in one region of Bifidobacterium dentium JCM 1195 = DSM 20436:
- a CDS encoding VWA domain-containing protein, with product MELSWHWPWAAVAGVIGAIAVIAVLMLVASHAQRHDTDAARSFSLDDDLNTETASRLFRLWRTLSRLAAVLLTLSLVVSVALVARPSQVDEGEERAGSRDIVLCLDVSGSTLPYDREVIDTYRKLVSNFKGERIGLSIFNSTSRTVFPLTDDYELVSKQLAEASKILKGVESQDDIDKMKDSDYQKISDWLEGTQNRKEATSLIGDGVVSCAAMLPGFAYGQANADNAARQRAASIVLATDNVVSGTPIYTLNEALQLTSEAKITVDGLFSGPKQSEGDETTSAFKSEIEAHGGVFLTQSGGSSVAELVKQIDSRRSHENAANSKASLVDAPGWWTLALAVLTIIWLALAWRLRR from the coding sequence ATGGAACTGTCATGGCATTGGCCTTGGGCCGCCGTCGCAGGCGTCATCGGCGCCATCGCCGTCATCGCCGTCTTGATGTTGGTGGCCTCGCATGCGCAGAGGCATGACACCGACGCCGCTCGTTCGTTCAGCTTGGATGACGATCTCAACACGGAAACGGCCTCCCGCCTTTTCCGCCTGTGGCGCACGTTGTCTCGCCTGGCAGCAGTGCTGCTGACGCTGTCCTTGGTCGTTTCCGTAGCCCTGGTCGCCAGACCGAGCCAGGTCGACGAGGGTGAGGAACGCGCCGGCAGCCGTGACATCGTGCTGTGCCTTGACGTATCCGGTTCCACGCTTCCCTACGATCGCGAGGTCATCGATACCTACCGCAAGCTGGTAAGCAATTTCAAAGGCGAACGCATTGGTCTGAGCATCTTCAATTCGACATCGCGGACCGTGTTCCCGTTGACCGACGACTATGAGCTGGTTTCCAAGCAGCTTGCCGAGGCCAGCAAGATCCTCAAGGGCGTCGAATCACAGGACGATATCGATAAGATGAAGGACAGCGACTACCAGAAGATCTCCGATTGGCTGGAGGGAACGCAGAACCGCAAGGAAGCCACGTCGCTGATAGGCGACGGTGTGGTCAGCTGCGCCGCGATGCTGCCCGGTTTCGCTTATGGTCAGGCCAATGCGGACAATGCGGCCCGTCAGCGTGCGGCCTCCATCGTGCTGGCCACCGACAACGTCGTGTCCGGAACGCCCATCTACACCCTGAATGAGGCTCTGCAACTGACCTCCGAGGCGAAAATCACCGTGGACGGCCTGTTCTCCGGGCCGAAGCAAAGCGAAGGCGACGAGACGACCTCCGCATTCAAATCCGAAATCGAAGCGCACGGAGGTGTGTTCCTGACGCAATCCGGCGGCTCATCCGTGGCCGAACTGGTCAAACAGATCGATTCACGCCGAAGCCATGAGAATGCGGCGAACAGCAAGGCCTCACTCGTCGACGCTCCCGGCTGGTGGACGTTGGCCCTGGCCGTATTGACGATCATCTGGCTGGCGCTCGCATGGAGGTTGAGACGATGA
- a CDS encoding DUF58 domain-containing protein gives MIDQNRSDNPIRRKIEALGTTLSLPTVRKALGVLEGAHASNKRFGSDDVMDIRVYEAGDEARQIDWKTSARVGRPMVVLRERPSTSRAWLLLDVGQEMTGTCPSGEQAYQVAANALCMFAALSLRRGDEVSVVFGDSASITRIPFNGGFAQFEQTLDQALERDWFNPRNIDALLEYARRIRDREALVVLATDEHALQERHIEAIRRIARTHPMVLIDVATINPFEYGRFTHVFDGNGPRRVPAFLRNRTTAQEVRTHRGYLAAAVRRELNRCGSTVIHAGSSERMFDEFVHMVSMALAGSSHNPLRSPARLSSGGKS, from the coding sequence ATGATCGATCAGAACCGTTCCGACAATCCGATCCGAAGAAAGATCGAAGCCCTCGGAACCACGTTGAGCCTGCCTACCGTTCGCAAGGCGCTGGGCGTGCTGGAGGGTGCCCACGCTTCGAACAAACGCTTCGGATCGGATGATGTGATGGACATCCGCGTCTACGAGGCCGGCGACGAGGCTCGACAGATCGATTGGAAGACCAGCGCCCGCGTCGGCCGCCCAATGGTGGTGCTCAGGGAACGTCCGTCGACTTCCCGTGCATGGCTGTTGCTGGATGTCGGCCAGGAGATGACCGGCACTTGCCCTTCGGGCGAACAGGCGTATCAGGTCGCAGCCAATGCGCTGTGCATGTTCGCCGCGTTGAGTCTGCGTCGTGGCGACGAAGTATCCGTGGTCTTCGGCGACTCCGCTTCGATCACGCGGATACCTTTCAACGGGGGCTTCGCACAATTCGAACAGACGTTGGATCAGGCATTGGAACGTGATTGGTTCAATCCGCGCAATATCGACGCGCTGCTGGAATACGCGCGTCGCATTCGTGACCGCGAAGCGCTGGTGGTGCTTGCCACCGATGAGCACGCCCTACAGGAGCGCCATATCGAAGCCATAAGACGCATTGCGCGTACGCATCCCATGGTGCTTATCGACGTAGCCACCATCAACCCGTTCGAATATGGACGTTTCACGCATGTCTTCGACGGCAACGGCCCTCGCCGTGTCCCCGCATTCCTGCGCAACCGCACAACGGCGCAGGAGGTGCGTACGCATCGCGGGTATCTCGCCGCGGCCGTGCGCCGGGAGTTGAATCGTTGCGGGTCCACGGTGATTCATGCCGGATCCAGCGAGCGCATGTTCGACGAATTCGTGCACATGGTTTCCATGGCCTTGGCCGGGTCTTCGCATAACCCGCTACGCTCCCCCGCACGCCTATCGTCGGGAGGGAAGTCATGA
- a CDS encoding AAA family ATPase, translating to MALFPPKPQVPQSASVPAPTAPTTVALSAEDINRAKKLGSQIRARFAQTLVGQENLRESLITTLVAGGHILIESVPGLAKTTAAQTLATSVSGTFKRVQCTPDLMPSDLIGTQVFDFSTQRFATQIGPIHANFVLLDEINRSNAKTQSAMLEAMAEGATTIGGQRIALPKPFMVIATQNPIEEEGTFNLPEAQMDRFMMKAVMTYPSAQEEQRMLAMLTRRGSDTFDPRAITSEVISISDAEFLRSCARRVHVSDAIMQYAVDIAATSRGAGSHPVQGLSSLVRLGASPRASIALTRIGQANALLQGRDYVVPEDVKAFAHEVLRHRIILTFEALADGVNSDQVVDSIVQAVPVP from the coding sequence ATGGCTTTATTCCCTCCAAAACCGCAGGTTCCCCAGTCGGCGTCGGTTCCGGCCCCGACTGCACCGACCACAGTCGCACTATCCGCAGAAGACATCAACCGCGCGAAAAAACTGGGTTCGCAGATTCGCGCCCGATTCGCCCAGACCCTGGTCGGCCAGGAGAATCTGCGCGAATCCCTGATCACCACGCTGGTGGCCGGCGGCCATATTCTCATCGAATCGGTGCCGGGTCTTGCCAAGACCACGGCTGCTCAGACCTTGGCCACCTCCGTGTCGGGTACGTTCAAGCGCGTACAGTGCACGCCGGATCTGATGCCATCCGATCTGATCGGCACGCAGGTGTTTGATTTCTCCACACAACGATTCGCCACGCAGATCGGTCCGATTCACGCGAATTTCGTACTGCTGGACGAAATCAACCGTTCCAACGCGAAAACCCAGTCGGCCATGCTGGAAGCCATGGCCGAAGGCGCCACTACCATCGGCGGCCAGCGTATCGCGCTGCCGAAGCCGTTCATGGTCATCGCCACGCAGAACCCCATCGAGGAGGAAGGCACGTTCAATCTCCCCGAAGCCCAGATGGATCGTTTCATGATGAAGGCCGTCATGACCTATCCGAGCGCTCAGGAGGAGCAGCGCATGCTCGCCATGCTCACTCGTCGCGGTTCCGACACCTTCGATCCGAGAGCCATCACCTCCGAGGTCATTTCCATCAGCGACGCGGAGTTCCTGCGTTCATGCGCCCGTCGCGTACATGTGTCCGACGCGATCATGCAGTATGCCGTCGATATCGCGGCGACCTCCCGCGGCGCAGGATCGCATCCGGTGCAGGGACTGTCCTCGTTGGTACGCCTCGGCGCCTCGCCGCGCGCCTCCATTGCCCTGACCCGCATCGGCCAGGCCAATGCGCTGTTGCAAGGTCGCGACTATGTGGTGCCGGAAGATGTCAAGGCCTTCGCCCACGAGGTACTTCGCCATCGCATCATTCTTACGTTCGAGGCTCTGGCCGACGGTGTGAACAGCGATCAAGTCGTCGATTCGATCGTGCAGGCGGTTCCCGTTCCATGA
- a CDS encoding uracil-DNA glycosylase: MTQAHIKPLSELIEPGWATALSDVEPQVHRMGDFLRGEIAAGRPYLPASKNILRAFTIPFDDIKVLIVGQDPYPTPGHPVGLSFCVAPDVRPIPRSLTNIYKELTDDLGLPMPANGDLTPWTGQGVMLLNRCLTVGVGHPNSHQGKGWEPVTEAAIRALNARTNADGTPKPLVAILWGRNAQTLEPLLTNAFIIKSPHPSPMSARYGFFGSKPFSRANAALTSMGSSPVDWSLPSA, encoded by the coding sequence ATGACTCAAGCTCATATCAAGCCGTTATCCGAACTTATCGAGCCCGGTTGGGCCACGGCGCTGTCCGATGTGGAGCCGCAGGTGCATCGCATGGGCGATTTCCTCAGGGGAGAGATCGCCGCAGGCCGCCCCTACCTGCCCGCCAGCAAGAACATTCTGCGTGCATTCACCATTCCGTTCGACGACATCAAGGTGCTGATCGTCGGTCAGGATCCCTACCCCACCCCGGGCCATCCGGTCGGCCTGAGTTTCTGCGTGGCCCCCGATGTCAGGCCGATTCCCCGAAGCCTCACCAACATCTATAAGGAGCTGACCGACGACCTTGGCCTGCCCATGCCGGCCAACGGCGACCTGACACCGTGGACCGGGCAGGGCGTCATGCTGCTCAACAGGTGCCTGACCGTGGGGGTCGGCCATCCGAACAGCCACCAGGGCAAAGGTTGGGAGCCCGTCACCGAAGCGGCGATCCGCGCGTTGAACGCGAGGACGAACGCGGACGGCACCCCCAAGCCCCTCGTCGCCATACTCTGGGGTCGCAATGCGCAGACGTTGGAGCCGTTGCTCACGAATGCCTTCATCATCAAATCTCCCCATCCAAGTCCGATGTCGGCACGTTATGGATTCTTCGGCTCGAAGCCGTTCTCTCGCGCCAACGCGGCGCTGACTTCGATGGGATCCTCGCCTGTCGATTGGTCTTTGCCGTCAGCTTAA
- a CDS encoding LytR C-terminal domain-containing protein, whose amino-acid sequence MAQQDKETYDSYAKDAFDNPPAGPMGVHRGARSAASRAMPYVIVVVVALLAGLLFWGIYSGEIGKLKMPWSSSQASSSQTASTKKTATAEAQSSDTATATQTPDATGEASDTASPTESATPEQIVNKDTQIRVINATNVTGYAQSKANELTNAGYTSVTPSNPTGTVPTQTVVWYQNETDKATAEDVAQTLGITNVEQSDGLVTPIVVVLLN is encoded by the coding sequence ATGGCTCAACAGGACAAGGAAACCTATGATTCCTATGCCAAGGATGCATTCGACAATCCCCCGGCGGGGCCGATGGGCGTCCACCGGGGTGCGCGATCGGCCGCATCCCGTGCCATGCCGTACGTCATAGTGGTCGTGGTGGCATTGCTCGCCGGTCTGCTGTTCTGGGGAATCTATTCCGGTGAAATCGGCAAGTTGAAGATGCCGTGGTCATCGTCGCAGGCAAGCTCGTCACAGACCGCATCCACCAAGAAGACGGCTACGGCCGAAGCGCAGTCCAGTGATACGGCCACCGCCACGCAGACTCCGGACGCCACGGGGGAGGCGAGCGATACGGCGTCACCGACCGAGTCCGCGACGCCGGAGCAGATCGTGAACAAGGACACCCAGATCCGTGTGATCAATGCCACGAACGTCACCGGTTACGCACAAAGCAAGGCGAACGAGCTGACCAACGCCGGATATACGAGTGTGACCCCCAGCAACCCGACCGGTACGGTTCCCACGCAGACCGTGGTCTGGTACCAGAACGAAACCGACAAGGCAACCGCCGAAGATGTCGCCCAGACGCTGGGAATCACCAATGTCGAGCAGAGTGACGGATTAGTCACCCCGATTGTGGTGGTGCTGCTGAACTGA
- the groL gene encoding chaperonin GroEL (60 kDa chaperone family; promotes refolding of misfolded polypeptides especially under stressful conditions; forms two stacked rings of heptamers to form a barrel-shaped 14mer; ends can be capped by GroES; misfolded proteins enter the barrel where they are refolded when GroES binds) yields the protein MAKIIAYDDEARQGMLAGLDKLADTVKVTLGPKGRNVVLDKTYGAPTITNDGVSIAKEIDLDDPYERIGAELVKEVAKKTDDVAGDGTTTATVLAQSLVHEGLKNVTAGSNPIALRRGIEKASEAIVKELVAAAKDVETKDQIAATATISAADPEVGEKIAEALDKVGQDGVVTVEDNNRFGLDLDFTEGMRFDKGYIAPYFVTNAEDQTAVLEDPYILLTSGKLSSQQDVVHVAELVMKTGKPLMIIAEDVDGEALPTLILNTIRGTFKSCAVKAPGFGDRRKAMLQDMAILTGAQVVSDELGLKLDSIDMSVLGTAKKIIVSKDETTIVSGGGSKEDVAARVAQIRAEIANTDSDYDREKLQERLAKLAGGVAVIKVGAATEVEAKERKHRIEDAVRNAKAAIEEGLLPGGGVALVQAAAKAQKDVQLEGDEATGAAIVFRAIEAPIKQIAENAGLSGDVVIDKVRSLPDGQGLNAATNEYEDLLAAGVTDPVKVTRSALQNAASIAGLFLTTEAVVANKPEPPAAAPAAGADMGY from the coding sequence ATGGCAAAGATCATTGCATACGACGACGAAGCGCGTCAGGGAATGCTCGCGGGCCTCGACAAGCTCGCCGACACCGTCAAGGTCACCCTTGGCCCGAAGGGCCGCAACGTGGTTCTGGACAAGACCTACGGCGCCCCGACCATCACCAACGACGGCGTTTCCATCGCCAAGGAAATCGACCTTGATGACCCGTACGAGCGCATCGGCGCCGAGCTGGTCAAGGAAGTCGCCAAGAAGACCGACGATGTCGCTGGCGACGGCACCACCACCGCCACCGTGCTGGCCCAGTCTTTGGTGCATGAAGGCCTGAAGAACGTCACCGCCGGCTCCAACCCGATCGCCCTGCGTCGTGGTATCGAGAAGGCTTCCGAGGCCATCGTCAAGGAGCTCGTCGCAGCTGCCAAGGACGTCGAGACCAAGGATCAGATCGCTGCCACCGCAACGATCTCCGCCGCGGATCCGGAAGTCGGCGAGAAGATCGCCGAAGCGCTGGACAAGGTCGGCCAGGATGGCGTCGTGACCGTCGAGGACAACAACCGCTTCGGCCTGGATCTTGACTTCACCGAAGGCATGCGTTTCGACAAGGGCTACATCGCCCCGTACTTCGTGACCAACGCCGAGGATCAGACCGCGGTGCTCGAAGACCCGTACATCCTCCTGACCTCCGGCAAGCTGAGCTCCCAGCAGGATGTCGTGCATGTGGCCGAGCTGGTCATGAAGACCGGCAAGCCGCTGATGATCATCGCCGAGGACGTTGACGGCGAGGCTCTGCCGACCCTGATCCTGAACACCATCCGTGGCACGTTCAAGTCCTGCGCCGTCAAGGCTCCGGGCTTCGGCGACCGCCGTAAGGCCATGCTGCAGGATATGGCCATCCTGACCGGCGCACAGGTCGTGTCCGACGAGCTGGGCCTGAAGCTCGACTCCATCGACATGTCCGTGCTCGGCACTGCCAAGAAGATCATCGTCTCCAAGGACGAGACCACCATCGTGTCCGGTGGCGGCTCCAAGGAGGACGTGGCAGCCCGCGTGGCTCAGATCCGCGCCGAAATCGCCAACACCGACTCCGACTACGATCGTGAAAAGCTGCAGGAGCGCTTGGCCAAGCTGGCCGGTGGCGTCGCGGTCATCAAGGTGGGTGCCGCCACCGAGGTCGAGGCCAAGGAACGCAAGCACCGCATCGAGGATGCCGTGCGCAACGCCAAGGCCGCCATCGAGGAAGGCCTGCTGCCGGGCGGCGGTGTCGCTCTGGTCCAGGCTGCCGCCAAGGCCCAGAAGGACGTTCAGCTCGAAGGCGACGAAGCCACTGGCGCCGCAATCGTGTTCCGCGCCATCGAGGCCCCGATCAAGCAGATCGCCGAGAACGCCGGCCTGTCCGGTGACGTGGTGATCGACAAGGTTCGCTCTCTGCCCGACGGTCAGGGTCTGAACGCCGCCACCAACGAATACGAGGATCTACTGGCCGCCGGCGTCACCGACCCGGTCAAGGTCACCCGTTCCGCCCTGCAGAACGCAGCCTCCATCGCAGGCCTGTTCCTGACCACCGAAGCTGTGGTGGCCAACAAGCCGGAACCGCCGGCAGCCGCTCCGGCCGCTGGCGCCGACATGGGCTACTGA
- a CDS encoding WXG100 family type VII secretion target yields the protein MPQFQVDSEQIQSSSAAVSASIQSIRQAVQGMYGNLNNLQSVWRGGAATQFNAVAEQWRAAQQQMERSLESIQHALMQASSLYADTEMQASRLFAQ from the coding sequence ATGCCACAGTTTCAAGTCGATTCGGAACAGATACAGTCATCCAGCGCCGCAGTGAGCGCCTCGATCCAATCGATTCGACAAGCGGTACAGGGCATGTACGGCAATCTCAACAACCTGCAGAGCGTCTGGAGGGGCGGCGCGGCCACACAGTTCAATGCCGTGGCCGAACAATGGCGTGCGGCGCAGCAGCAGATGGAACGGTCCTTGGAATCCATTCAACATGCGCTCATGCAGGCATCCTCGCTGTACGCGGACACGGAAATGCAGGCGTCCCGCCTATTCGCACAGTAG
- a CDS encoding TPM domain-containing protein has product MAKVSGTNAQSKAVVGGWSQTGCIGVSRQYAQGEHRWIHALFILLAAMLCCCMTLCITPVGWADDTQTNDTQTGITATDNITDTENLLGSNVSEITDAIKNTKKETGVTVRLLYLSTFNTGKKKPSQWASDLLESLKPQPNTVLLAVAANDGNLVVAVSSNSDEWLKKKSTVDALSDAAQKPLMESTPDWSKSATAMMDQIVLAKKTSTSSNVTMIGVGIMGAVLVLLVVIIVVFHIYRKKHPKRRRKRRGSHRKTKGGEFETYREVEEKTEPAKAWNPQSSTEDPDIVQETSSESSEA; this is encoded by the coding sequence ATGGCAAAAGTGAGTGGAACCAATGCACAATCGAAGGCTGTGGTCGGAGGATGGTCCCAAACCGGATGCATCGGCGTGTCGCGTCAGTATGCCCAAGGCGAACATCGCTGGATTCACGCGCTTTTCATACTGTTGGCAGCCATGTTGTGCTGCTGTATGACGTTGTGCATAACTCCCGTCGGATGGGCCGATGATACGCAGACGAACGATACACAGACCGGCATCACCGCGACGGATAACATCACCGATACTGAAAACCTGCTTGGATCGAATGTGTCCGAAATCACCGACGCCATCAAGAACACCAAAAAGGAGACCGGGGTCACCGTTCGACTGCTGTACCTGTCGACGTTCAATACGGGTAAGAAGAAGCCATCCCAGTGGGCGAGCGATTTGCTGGAATCCCTGAAGCCCCAACCGAATACCGTGCTGCTCGCCGTGGCCGCGAACGACGGTAACCTAGTGGTGGCGGTATCGTCGAACTCCGACGAATGGCTGAAGAAGAAGTCCACGGTGGACGCGCTGTCGGATGCCGCGCAGAAGCCGCTGATGGAGTCCACGCCCGATTGGTCGAAATCGGCCACGGCGATGATGGATCAGATCGTACTGGCCAAAAAGACGTCCACGTCATCGAACGTCACCATGATCGGCGTAGGCATCATGGGAGCCGTTCTGGTGCTGTTGGTCGTCATCATCGTAGTGTTCCACATCTATCGTAAGAAACATCCGAAGCGGCGCAGGAAGAGGCGCGGCAGCCATCGCAAGACCAAAGGCGGCGAATTCGAGACGTATCGTGAGGTCGAGGAGAAGACGGAGCCGGCAAAGGCGTGGAATCCGCAATCTTCAACGGAAGACCCAGATATCGTTCAGGAAACGTCCAGCGAATCGAGTGAAGCTTGA
- a CDS encoding response regulator transcription factor, whose protein sequence is MSKPIEASIVVVDDEPSIRELLVASLHFAGFEVNTAASGSEAIEVIEKTQPDLIVLDVMLPDIDGFTVTRRIRQEGIATPVLYLTARDDTQDKVMGLTVGGDDYVTKPFSLEEVVARIRAILRRTQEQVEDDPIIRVGDLEINEDSHDVSRAGQPIDLSPTEYKLLRYLMDNEGRVLSKAQILDHVWQYDWGGDAAIVESYISYLRKKVDGIVVEDADGEEHKVTPLIETKRGIGYMIRAPKN, encoded by the coding sequence ATGAGTAAGCCTATTGAAGCATCAATTGTCGTTGTCGATGACGAACCATCCATTCGCGAGTTGCTGGTGGCCTCGCTGCATTTCGCGGGATTCGAGGTGAATACCGCGGCCTCCGGTTCCGAGGCCATCGAGGTCATCGAAAAAACGCAACCCGATTTGATCGTGCTGGATGTGATGCTTCCGGATATCGATGGTTTCACGGTGACCCGACGCATTCGTCAGGAAGGCATCGCCACACCGGTGCTGTATTTGACGGCACGCGATGACACCCAAGACAAGGTCATGGGCCTGACCGTCGGCGGCGACGATTACGTGACCAAACCTTTCAGCCTGGAGGAAGTGGTGGCGCGCATCCGCGCCATTCTGCGCCGTACCCAGGAACAGGTGGAGGACGATCCGATCATCCGGGTCGGCGATCTGGAGATCAACGAGGATTCGCATGACGTATCCCGTGCCGGCCAGCCGATCGATCTGAGCCCCACCGAATACAAACTGCTCCGTTACCTGATGGACAACGAAGGCAGGGTGCTTTCCAAGGCGCAGATTCTTGACCATGTGTGGCAGTACGACTGGGGCGGCGACGCAGCAATCGTGGAATCCTACATCTCCTATCTACGTAAGAAGGTCGACGGCATCGTGGTCGAGGACGCCGACGGCGAAGAGCATAAGGTGACCCCGCTCATCGAAACCAAACGTGGCATCGGCTACATGATTCGCGCACCCAAGAACTGA
- a CDS encoding sensor histidine kinase, which translates to MSRDTKRTQPDDAGVQGGPAAQAASQTSPARRPSLFRRIGRRVDAIPLSTKLVTCIIVLLTIGTIGISFSIRTLVGNYLLQKTDTQLINQAQLVFNNMDSLGDTTDSENSRNSLMNTYYVEVRTSDSKITGTGLVPVLKDGVVSEPSLPADGSSDGVTLGQPFTTQAVVHVTGNHVPDHSTMQAAQSPWRVVALPWSERGKDGQVKNSGIVYIGLSLSDQIDTTNTLTRYCAMVGIAVVLLGAILGTIVVQSTLTPLKRIEKTAAKIAAGDLSQRVPDMPENTEVGSLSVSLNTMLTRIEESFHAQAETTEKMKQFVSDASHELRTPLAAIHGYAELYKMQRDMPGALERADESIEHIEASSARMTVLVEDLLSLARLDEGRGIDITQQVPLTSVVRDAADDLHALDPDRGIRCGLIAIKPGTDLEHPSDFTFQDDDMPAITLTGDASRLRQVVTNIVGNIHRYTPADSPVEISMGVLPASISPESLSRMPANERSMHHLVEAIEVGQSMQVGMNYAIVRFSDHGPGVPPEARSKIFERFYTADPSRARQKGGTGLGMAIAQSVVKAHHGFICASGSEGGGLTLTVVLPVAPVEPRPVPEAETRKADKKGRKTKK; encoded by the coding sequence ATGAGCCGGGACACCAAGCGAACACAACCTGACGATGCAGGCGTTCAGGGCGGGCCTGCGGCGCAGGCCGCATCTCAAACGTCGCCAGCCCGTCGCCCATCGTTGTTTCGACGTATCGGCAGACGGGTCGATGCGATTCCTCTGAGCACGAAACTGGTCACCTGCATCATCGTGCTGCTGACCATCGGTACCATTGGCATCTCGTTCTCCATCCGAACGCTGGTCGGCAACTACCTGCTGCAGAAAACCGATACGCAGCTGATCAACCAGGCGCAGCTGGTGTTCAACAATATGGATTCGCTGGGCGATACCACCGACAGCGAGAACAGCAGGAACAGCCTGATGAACACCTACTACGTGGAGGTGCGCACCAGTGACAGCAAAATCACCGGAACCGGGTTGGTGCCGGTGCTCAAAGACGGAGTGGTTTCCGAACCGAGCCTGCCGGCGGACGGCAGCAGCGACGGCGTGACGCTGGGGCAGCCTTTCACCACTCAGGCCGTGGTCCATGTCACCGGTAACCATGTGCCGGATCATTCCACCATGCAGGCGGCCCAATCGCCGTGGCGTGTCGTAGCCCTGCCATGGAGCGAGCGAGGCAAGGACGGCCAGGTTAAAAACAGCGGCATCGTGTACATCGGCCTGTCGTTGAGTGACCAGATCGATACCACGAATACGCTGACCAGGTACTGCGCGATGGTAGGTATCGCCGTTGTGCTGCTCGGCGCGATTCTAGGCACCATCGTGGTGCAGAGCACACTCACTCCGCTCAAGCGCATCGAGAAGACGGCGGCGAAAATCGCGGCCGGCGACCTGAGCCAGCGTGTTCCGGATATGCCGGAAAACACCGAGGTCGGCTCGCTGTCGGTGTCGCTCAACACCATGCTGACCCGTATCGAGGAGAGCTTCCATGCACAGGCGGAGACAACGGAGAAGATGAAGCAGTTCGTCTCCGACGCCAGTCATGAGCTGCGTACGCCGTTGGCCGCCATTCATGGCTATGCGGAACTCTATAAGATGCAACGCGATATGCCGGGGGCGCTTGAACGCGCCGACGAATCCATCGAACATATCGAAGCCTCCAGTGCGCGTATGACGGTGCTGGTGGAGGATCTGCTGTCCTTGGCGCGACTTGACGAAGGCCGCGGTATCGACATCACGCAGCAGGTTCCGCTCACTTCGGTGGTGCGCGATGCGGCCGATGATCTGCACGCGCTTGATCCGGACCGTGGCATCCGCTGCGGCCTGATAGCGATCAAGCCTGGAACCGATCTGGAGCACCCGTCCGACTTCACCTTCCAGGATGATGACATGCCGGCGATCACGTTGACCGGTGACGCCTCAAGACTGCGCCAGGTGGTCACCAACATCGTGGGCAACATCCACCGGTACACGCCGGCCGATTCGCCGGTGGAGATCTCCATGGGCGTGCTGCCGGCATCGATCAGCCCGGAATCGTTGTCGCGCATGCCCGCCAACGAACGGTCCATGCATCATCTGGTCGAGGCCATCGAAGTGGGCCAATCCATGCAGGTGGGCATGAACTATGCCATCGTACGATTCTCCGATCACGGTCCGGGCGTACCGCCTGAGGCCCGATCGAAGATCTTCGAACGTTTCTATACCGCCGATCCCTCCCGCGCACGGCAGAAGGGCGGTACCGGACTCGGCATGGCCATCGCGCAATCGGTGGTCAAAGCGCATCATGGTTTCATTTGCGCATCCGGCAGTGAAGGGGGAGGCCTGACGTTGACGGTGGTACTGCCGGTCGCGCCGGTCGAGCCACGACCCGTGCCGGAAGCGGAAACACGCAAGGCGGACAAGAAGGGCCGGAAAACGAAGAAATAG
- a CDS encoding cold-shock protein, translating to MPSGRVRWFDTNKGYGFIQNEQGADVFLPAVALPEGVKTLRKGAKVEYSVIEGRRGPQAMNVTLVASAPSLVKATRPKPDDMAAIVEDLIKLLDSAGNQLRRHRYPSPAESKKLATLMRAVADNFDVQD from the coding sequence ATGCCTAGCGGACGCGTTCGTTGGTTTGATACGAACAAAGGCTATGGATTCATTCAGAACGAGCAGGGCGCCGATGTGTTTCTGCCCGCCGTTGCGTTGCCCGAAGGCGTGAAGACGCTGCGTAAGGGCGCGAAGGTCGAATACTCCGTAATCGAAGGGCGTAGGGGACCTCAGGCGATGAACGTGACATTGGTCGCATCGGCCCCGTCACTGGTCAAGGCCACCCGACCGAAGCCGGATGACATGGCCGCCATCGTCGAGGATCTGATCAAGTTGCTGGATTCCGCAGGGAACCAGTTGCGTCGACATCGCTACCCTTCGCCGGCCGAAAGCAAGAAGCTGGCCACGCTGATGCGTGCCGTTGCCGATAATTTCGACGTACAGGACTGA